TGCGTTCCTTTTTCTCCCTCTTGAGCTTCCTCCTTAGTATTCTCTCTGAAAACTTGAAACGCTTGtcagtttcttcttcatcttcctcctcGCTAGAGCTagtatattcttcatctgaTACAATATCTGTAGATAAAGCGGATACGGCTGAAGCGGCTGCTGCCTTTGAATCAAATTCCAAATTCCCTGGATCACATGCATCAAGTACAAAATCTATCCCGTCAGATGTTCCCTTCATTTGAGTTTCCTTTTTATCCACAGTGGTTTTATCTGTAGATCCATATGATACAGTGCCAAACTTAATCTGAGTGTCCTCCCAGGCTCGTCTTTCATCTGGCGCGGAGGTATCTTTGCTCACCTCCTTCCTCTTGAGCACAGCTAATCTTGCATTTGTATCCTCATCATAGCTGTCCGGAAGTTGGTATGTAATTAAACCTGAATCTTTGTTTCTGGCTTCAATGGCTCCCTTAGCTAGAGATACCGTCTCTCTCTCGAATTCTAATGATCTCTTGGAGTATTCGTCGCGACTTCCCTTGTATACAATTTCCTTCTCATCTAAAGCTCTCTTTGCTAGGATTAATCTGTCATCCTCACGGCTTTCTAGATACGTTCTACGGGCTTCAATTCTGAGTCTTTCCAAATACTCTGGGTTATCCTTTAGATCCAAATTCCTTCCTTTTGTAGCTTCATAAGCTATATTTAGCTCTTTCATCGGATCTTCAGTGTATTTAGACTCTGAATCTCCGTTTATTTCTGTTTTTTGGTCATTTTTTGGCccatcttccttcttcccTGAGTCATCCATTTTTACCACTCTTAGTCGCTATTTGGTTTAAATTTTCATCGATCCATGAGAGTAATCTATGTTGTCGCTGCTAATCTACCTTGTTTAGAAATAAAATGGCAAATTACGACGAAGAACAGTAAAGAAAATCTTTTATCGCCAAGTGGCCAACGGGCGGTTTaaatttttccaaaatttaGGAACAACAAGAAGACATTATGATAAATGCTATGGGAGAACTTTGTGTGTATaaaaaaatgtttaaagTGAAATTCGGACACCGATGGGGACTGAGGAACGTCACTTGACATTTTTTAGCCAAAAAGCTCATTATAAATTTCCTTTAACTTCATAAAAATGTCGTTTATGTTGACTCATTTGCATTCTGGTTGGGCTGTGGTAAGTTTATGACCGTAAACACCGACGTCTCTAGGACCAGGCTATTGTAACCGAGGAAGAACGACTAGTAGTAGGTTTTTTATCCAATATAGTGGTATATTGTCATCTTATGTGGTATATATTTGTCAATATCTGCTCAAAGTGGCTTCTTCATGGTAATTGACAAAGATGAATAACCAGTGATGACCGTTTTACACATCCCGAAGATCACAAACATATACAGTGCATAAGATTCGGACATGATCATAACCCAGAGTGTATGAAGATGGATGAATTGCTCTATAAAATTGCTGATGATGTGAAGAATTTCTGCGTTATTTATGTGGTAAGTAATAGTGAATGGAATGTATGACAAAGGAGATTTGAGGTTTTCTACTGCAGCCACGAGGAACTCTGGGTAAAATCTTATTGAAATGAATGGTGATTAAATTATGGATCTagtgagggaggatgaatggcTATCTAGGGAGTAGACTTATCTGCCGTATATGCTCTCTTTGGTTGCAAGTATTTCCTTCTCTCATTCCATAATCAAAATGTTATATTAACATCAGAATGCACAGGTTGACATAACAGAGGTCCCAGATTTTAATGGGATGTATGAGCTCTACGATCCAGTTTCGGTAATGTTCTTTTATAGGTTCGTTTTTATGGTAAATTACGGTTGATTTTGTTTAATTTACGTTTCTATGGAGTTTATACATTCCAGGTAGTCCTTCATACACTACCTAACTTTCATTAAAACATCTCAGAAATAAGCATATGATGGTTGATCTCGGAACTGGAAACAATAACAAGATTAACTGGGCCATGAATAACAAGCAAGAACTCATTGATATCATCGAGACAATCTACAGAGGCGCCAGAAAAGGTAATACCCGAAATACAGTTACTGAAAGGGATACGAGGTGGACTGAAATATGCACTGGCTAAAGTTTGAGTTTTCACCAATATACGCAGGTTATTCCTGCTCGGTGACTACCAGGGAAGAGATGTAACAAAAATTGAATGTCAGGGGAACCCATTGATCTTGTTAACACCCATAATTTGGAGGCCTTACAGGTTATCACTCACAGAGAATACCCAGATATTGCCAATAGAACATCTAAGTACCATACATGGAGacaagggtacctagaagatGCGAGTAGACTAATGACTCTCCTTCTCTACACACTCCATTTTCCTTGTTCATGGCTACTCTACGGCCTCTGGTTGTGTATGGTTCATATTACCATTTATCCTCCCTGGGTGTATCCATCTACACATCCCTCTTCTGGATCAAGCAGTGGATTCCCAGGTGGTCTGCTTACCGGTCGTTCTCATCCCTTCTGCAACACTTTGTACGCTCTGTGGTGTATTTCTACCACCTTCTGTGCTCATATATTTTGCCTCGTCTATCCCTGTCATACTCATCATATAGGGCGTGGTTTGGTTatttctccaaaggat
Above is a genomic segment from Theileria equi strain WA chromosome 4 map unlocalized gcontig_1105316255041, whole genome shotgun sequence containing:
- a CDS encoding mitosis protein dim1, putative (encoded by transcript BEWA_045920A), with the protein product MSFMLTHLHSGWAVDQAIVTEEERLVCIRFGHDHNPECMKMDELLYKIADDVKNFCVIYVVDITEVPDFNGMYELYDPVSVMFFYRNKHMMVDLGTGNNNKINWAMNNKQELIDIIETIYRGARKGNTRNTVTERDTRWTEICTG